The following are from one region of the Anomaloglossus baeobatrachus isolate aAnoBae1 chromosome 1, aAnoBae1.hap1, whole genome shotgun sequence genome:
- the LOC142295083 gene encoding N-acetyllactosaminide beta-1,3-N-acetylglucosaminyltransferase 3-like produces MSSLSKKTMIKQGCKLLLGLTVGVILLHFLFVSNNPKVPNKRNSEAETFTYHNPAITELPPIKCAENISVHNMPNFAKETQNFKDFLVYRHCRAFPLLLDSPMKCGGPSNEDVFLLLAIKTAPGNFERREAIRRTWGEEKTYNGAKVKRVFLSGVPRDKKQRKRMLQLLSTENEIFEDIVQWNFEDSFYNLTLKQVLFHQWVVHKCPGAQFIFNGDDDVFVHTLNVVTYLQSTKIHGKKRHLFVGALNEGMPLIREKHSKYYVSKEIFPAESYDPYCGGGGILVSSFTASSINQESPYIPLIPIDDAYLGMCLKRAGLTPGNHEGIRTLGINVPNNVDSFDPCFYQHMLMVHRFMPYEMLVMWKSLQITKHSCLSHSKTVMNVTKFN; encoded by the coding sequence ATGTCAAGCCTTTCAAAGAAAACAATGATAAAACAAGGTTGCAAACTGCTTCTTGGCTTAACAGTTGGTGTCATTCTACTGCACTTTCTTTTCGTATCAAACAACCCTAAAGTTCCTAATAAAAGAAATTCAGAAGCTGAGACTTTTACTTATCACAATCCAGCCATTACAGAATTACCCCCTATCAAATGTGCAGAAAACATTTCTGTTCACAACATGCCAAATTTTGCTAAAGAAACACAAAATTTTAAGGATTTTCTGGTTTATCGTCATTGTAGGGCTTTTCCATTGCTACTTGACTCTCCCATGAAGTGTGGTGGACCTTCTAACGAAGATGTTTTTCTTTTGCTAGCTATTAAAACTGCCCCTGGAAATTTTGAACGCCGTGAGGCAATTAGGAGAACATGGGGAGAAGAAAAGACATATAATGGTGCAAAAGTGAAAAGAGTCTTTCTTAGTGGTGTCCCAAGGGATAAAAAGCAAAGAAAACGGATGTTGCAGTTGCTGTCCACCGAGAATGAAATATTTGAAGATATTGTGCAGTGGAATTTTGAAGATTCATTCTATAATTTAACCCTAAAGCAGGTCCTCTTCCACCAGTGGGTTGTGCATAAGTGTCCAGGGGCTCAGTTTATATTTAATGGAGATGATGATGTATTTGTCCATACATTAAACGTTGTAACATATTTGCAGAGTACGAAGATACATGGCAAAAAGAGACATCTCTTTGTTGGGGCTCTGAATGAAGGGATGCCTCTAATCCGTGAGAAGCACAGCAAATATTATGTCTCAAAAGAAATTTTTCCCGCTGAGTCCTATGACCCCTACTGTGGTGGTGGCGGTATTCTTGTTTCCAGCTTCACGGCCTCCTCTATAAACCAGGAATCTCCGTACATCCCATTAATTCCAATTGATGACGCTTATCTCGGAATGTGCCTGAAGAGAGCAGGGCTAACACCAGGAAATCATGAAGGAATACGCACCCTTGGGATCAACGTACCAAACAATGTTGACTCTTTTGATCCCTGTTTCTATCAGCATATGCTCATGGTACATCGATTTATGCCTTATGAAATGTTAGTCATGTGGAAATCGTTACAGATCACAAAACATTCATGTTTAAGTCATTCAAAAACCGTGATGAATGTGACTAAGTTTAACTGA